The Stratiformator vulcanicus genome has a segment encoding these proteins:
- a CDS encoding PSP1 domain-containing protein yields the protein MSKPDTTTTAMDADVATATPERAPTAYVVRYGIMRHLGEFSVRGADRYRRGDEVVVRTNRGVEWGEVLCPAGKRTRKFLGGDSGSGKILREVSVQDRQSRDEAAPIETQFFREADEMIREWKMQMKLVECERILGGERLLFYYVAEQRVDFRELVKAMAKRFKCRIELRQIGVRDEAKLLADYGDCGKPVCCNTHLTEMPPVSMKMAKLQKATLDPNKISGRCGRLKCCLRYEYDTYEAHRKELPKVGATAVTKIGEGKVIAQELLARKVIVQYEGGRRVLTDEAEILTVIKGGNRDAKKSSQQKPTDNPAAGADSQKDSEQ from the coding sequence ATGTCGAAACCGGACACAACTACAACCGCGATGGATGCCGACGTTGCGACCGCGACCCCGGAGCGGGCCCCCACCGCCTACGTCGTTCGCTACGGGATCATGCGGCACCTTGGGGAATTCTCCGTCCGCGGAGCCGATCGCTATCGTCGCGGCGACGAGGTCGTCGTTCGAACCAACCGCGGCGTCGAATGGGGTGAGGTTCTCTGCCCGGCGGGAAAACGCACCCGCAAGTTTCTCGGGGGCGACTCCGGCAGTGGGAAAATCCTGAGAGAAGTCTCGGTTCAGGACCGGCAATCGCGAGATGAAGCTGCACCGATCGAAACCCAGTTCTTTCGTGAAGCGGATGAGATGATCCGCGAATGGAAGATGCAGATGAAGCTCGTCGAATGCGAGCGGATACTCGGCGGGGAACGCCTCCTGTTCTATTACGTCGCCGAGCAGCGGGTCGACTTTCGGGAATTGGTCAAGGCGATGGCGAAGCGGTTCAAGTGCCGCATCGAACTGCGGCAAATCGGCGTCCGGGACGAAGCGAAATTGCTCGCCGATTACGGCGACTGCGGTAAGCCGGTTTGTTGCAATACGCATCTGACCGAGATGCCCCCGGTTTCGATGAAGATGGCCAAATTGCAGAAGGCGACGCTCGACCCGAACAAGATTTCCGGCCGATGCGGACGTCTGAAATGCTGCCTCCGGTACGAATACGACACCTACGAAGCCCATCGGAAGGAATTGCCGAAGGTCGGGGCGACGGCGGTCACGAAAATCGGCGAGGGCAAAGTCATCGCACAGGAACTGCTGGCGCGAAAAGTGATCGTCCAATATGAAGGAGGCCGGCGGGTTCTGACTGACGAAGCGGAAATCTTGACGGTCATCAAAGGTGGCAATCGCGATGCGAAGAAGTCCTCCCAGCAAAAGCCGACGGACAATCCGGCTGCGGGAGCCGATTCGCAAAAGGATTCCGAACAGTAG
- a CDS encoding DNA polymerase III subunit, with the protein MNSPWQTLRGHNDRIEQFRRAASRGRIAQAYLLVGPGGIGKRLFARICAQCFFCTETPPDELEACGHCPSCVRMASGTHPDLVEIGLPDGKRQLLIEQFVGDRESRGRQGLCHELALSPTEARRKVAVIDAADRMGEEAANAFLKTLEEPPADALMFLIAESTSAILPTILSRCQTVLFPPLTAEIVAELLLQSETVDNRDEAISIGRLCEGSLDTAATLLDPGLRELKSDLDRSLDKFPIDAASISKMVTEKLDAVGDTPAQRAAMSWVIRFAVDHYRRVLRAASGSPTDGAVDSSRLSTQLRNNSVESADFIGDCIERLAEADLSISRNVSLPLCVETLFADLARAMRRIA; encoded by the coding sequence GTGAACTCTCCCTGGCAAACACTCCGCGGTCACAATGACCGCATCGAACAGTTTCGCCGTGCGGCCTCTCGGGGTCGGATCGCGCAAGCGTATTTGCTGGTCGGCCCCGGCGGAATTGGTAAGCGGTTGTTCGCCCGGATTTGCGCGCAGTGTTTTTTCTGCACGGAAACGCCTCCGGACGAATTGGAGGCCTGCGGCCATTGCCCGTCGTGCGTGCGCATGGCCTCCGGGACGCATCCCGATCTCGTCGAGATCGGGTTGCCTGACGGAAAACGTCAACTGCTGATCGAACAGTTCGTGGGAGATCGGGAATCGCGGGGCCGACAGGGTTTGTGCCACGAACTCGCCCTCTCTCCGACGGAAGCCAGACGCAAAGTTGCCGTGATCGATGCGGCCGATCGTATGGGCGAGGAGGCGGCGAATGCCTTTTTGAAAACGCTCGAGGAACCGCCCGCCGACGCGTTGATGTTTCTGATCGCCGAATCGACCTCGGCGATCCTGCCGACGATCCTTTCGCGCTGCCAAACGGTGCTTTTCCCGCCGCTGACCGCCGAAATCGTCGCGGAACTACTGCTTCAAAGCGAGACGGTCGACAACCGTGACGAAGCGATCTCGATCGGACGGCTCTGTGAGGGCAGTCTCGACACGGCCGCAACCTTGCTCGACCCCGGCTTACGAGAACTCAAATCAGATCTCGACCGCTCCCTCGATAAATTTCCGATCGACGCGGCCAGCATTTCAAAAATGGTGACTGAGAAGCTCGACGCCGTCGGCGATACGCCCGCCCAGCGGGCGGCGATGTCCTGGGTGATTCGCTTTGCCGTCGACCACTACCGTCGCGTTCTCCGCGCTGCGTCCGGTTCGCCGACGGACGGGGCCGTTGATTCTTCACGACTGAGCACTCAACTTCGGAACAATTCGGTTGAATCGGCCGATTTCATCGGTGATTGCATTGAACGATTGGCGGAAGCCGACCTTTCGATTTCGCGGAATGTGTCGCTGCCCCTGTGCGTCGAGACCTTGTTTGCCGATCTCGCGCGCGCCATGCGGCGGATCGCGTAA